The segment TATCAATATAAACAAAGGGATATAAACAAAGGCAATTGTGGACGATAAGACACGAGGTGAATGTCATGCCAGATTCAAGCAAGGGAGCTTCAAAATCAGCCGGGACAAAAAAGGTGGACATATATTCCACGCCGACATGCCATTGGTGCATGCTGGCAAAGGATTTTTTCAGGAAGAATAATGTGGACTTTACAGACCATAACGTGGCCATGGATGCAAAAGCAAGGGACGAGATGATACAGAAAACAGGCCAGCTTGGCGTGCCGGTAATCCAGATTGGCAGCAATATCATCATAGGATTTGACAGGGAGCAGATTTCCACACTTTTGGGGATAAAATCTGCATTTTCCACCAGTCGTTTGCTTTAGCAAACCGACGAACGAAGTGAGCGAGCATGCAGCCGGCCTGTGACCGGCTGTGGTCGCGAGTGATTGACGGTTAAATTTTAATTATCCTATTTTTTCCAATTAATATGGCAAATATGGAAAGCCCGGCCGGGCTGAAGCAGCTTCATGCTTTATACAGGACCCGGAAGGCCAGCATCCAGAAACGGCTTGCGGAATTTGCAAAAGTCCCTGAAAGTGAGTATTTCTATGAGCTCTGTTTCTGCCTTCTCACTCCACAGAGCAATGCGCATAAGTGCTGGGAAGCCGTTACCAGCCTGAAAATGGATGACTTCCAAAATAAGGATTTTCACCCGTCAGCATATCTGCACAGAAGGACAAGGTTCCACAACCACAAGGGCGAATACCTCCTTGAATGGAAGAAAAGCCACAAAAGGCTGCTGGAGGAATTAAAGGCCAAAAAGAATTCAGCTGAAATCAGGGAGCACCTTGTTAAAAATGTAAAGGGGATGTGGTATAAGGAGGCCTCGCATTTCCTGAGAAATGTCGGTCACAGGAATCTTGCCATCCTTGACAGGCATATACTCAAAAACCTCAGGCATTATGGCGCAATAGGCAAAATGCCA is part of the Candidatus Woesearchaeota archaeon genome and harbors:
- a CDS encoding N-glycosylase/DNA lyase, which translates into the protein MANMESPAGLKQLHALYRTRKASIQKRLAEFAKVPESEYFYELCFCLLTPQSNAHKCWEAVTSLKMDDFQNKDFHPSAYLHRRTRFHNHKGEYLLEWKKSHKRLLEELKAKKNSAEIREHLVKNVKGMWYKEASHFLRNVGHRNLAILDRHILKNLRHYGAIGKMPKAMTRKEYFAIEKKFLEFAEKVKIPMDELDLLFWSMQTGNIFK
- a CDS encoding NrdH-redoxin, which produces MPDSSKGASKSAGTKKVDIYSTPTCHWCMLAKDFFRKNNVDFTDHNVAMDAKARDEMIQKTGQLGVPVIQIGSNIIIGFDREQISTLLGIKSAFSTSRLL